The Thermodesulfovibrionales bacterium genome includes a window with the following:
- a CDS encoding GTP-binding protein yields MAKAKFERTKPHCNVGTIGHVDHGKTTLTAAITKVLAFKGQA; encoded by the coding sequence ATGGCGAAGGCAAAATTTGAGAGGACGAAGCCACATTGCAATGTAGGGACGATAGGGCATGTAGATCATGGGAAGACGACATTGACGGCGGCGATAACGAAGGTACTGGCATTTAAGGGGCAGGC